A genomic region of Mycobacterium senriense contains the following coding sequences:
- a CDS encoding NAD(P)-dependent oxidoreductase, which translates to MSALTVGFIGVGRLGLPLAKGLLDNGFRVISTKRGRSEELIAAGGAVAGDGSPRDVAEAADVIVTCMPSAATFQDVIDGPDGILRASAVPTVIECSTLPLDVKQGARKLLIDRRSQFIDAPVSGTPPMVAMKIAMIYASGDRDAYLTYEAVLQAMCPKVTYVGTEFNGSKIKFVAQFLATIHVTAAVEAMVYAQRAGLDLSQVAELISASPGATSGQFQIRAPMIAAGNFDATLVTVDMTLKDVDEVIAFAREIGAPTDLSQIVADRYHRLSDAGRGNAEPAALFRALCDGEQ; encoded by the coding sequence ATGAGTGCGCTCACAGTGGGTTTCATCGGCGTGGGCCGGCTGGGCTTGCCCTTGGCAAAGGGGTTGCTTGACAACGGGTTTCGTGTCATCTCCACCAAGCGCGGCCGATCCGAGGAATTGATTGCCGCCGGCGGCGCTGTTGCAGGAGACGGGTCGCCCCGCGACGTGGCCGAAGCCGCCGACGTCATCGTGACCTGCATGCCGTCCGCAGCGACGTTTCAGGACGTCATCGACGGCCCAGACGGAATTCTTCGAGCCAGTGCAGTCCCAACCGTCATCGAGTGCAGCACCCTGCCCTTGGATGTCAAGCAAGGCGCGCGAAAGCTGTTGATCGACAGGCGTTCTCAATTTATCGATGCGCCAGTGAGCGGTACGCCACCGATGGTGGCTATGAAGATCGCGATGATCTATGCCAGCGGCGACCGCGACGCATACCTCACTTACGAAGCGGTACTGCAGGCCATGTGCCCCAAGGTCACCTATGTCGGGACCGAATTCAACGGTTCGAAGATCAAGTTCGTCGCCCAGTTCTTGGCGACCATCCATGTCACGGCCGCCGTCGAGGCGATGGTGTATGCCCAACGTGCCGGTCTCGATCTCAGCCAGGTCGCCGAACTCATCTCAGCGAGCCCCGGCGCCACCTCGGGGCAGTTTCAGATTCGCGCCCCGATGATCGCCGCCGGTAACTTCGACGCAACACTTGTCACCGTCGACATGACATTGAAGGATGTCGACGAGGTCATTGCATTCGCCCGAGAAATCGGTGCTCCCACTGATTTGTCGCAGATCGTCGCAGATCGCTATCACCGGCTCAGCGATGCAGGCCGCGGCAACGCTGAGCCGGCGGCGCTGTTCCGCGCTCTGTGTGACGGCGAACAATGA
- a CDS encoding VOC family protein, with the protein MSPIGIERVNYIALNAKNPETAAAFAAERMGFSLVHADPDGTHYLSAHGVDRYSLVYKPGDDHGLHHVSYLVHDAKTLDAAVSRLEATGAKVSKLESAGWEGAPAVRVLTPAGHCLELTTGVSTAIPVAHLIEAPETGGPEPVVADHLGLGAADFEAEEAFMLDTLGQLYSSRIMGPGGVQVMGFMRSPGRYLYHDVVLVRTPATALHHLQFSMKNVDSFYATAEALQANDVRIEWGPLRHGPGHNIALYFRDAEGYWFEYSVEEEIILHDPTYVPRTWTVADSHAVDEWNTGAPPAELMGPPPPDALLGADLNETFAVTDS; encoded by the coding sequence TTGTCACCGATCGGCATCGAGCGTGTCAACTACATCGCACTGAACGCTAAAAACCCGGAGACGGCCGCGGCATTCGCGGCTGAAAGGATGGGATTCTCGCTCGTCCACGCCGATCCTGACGGTACTCACTATCTCAGTGCGCACGGTGTCGATCGATACTCCCTGGTCTACAAACCCGGCGACGATCACGGTCTGCACCACGTGAGTTATCTCGTGCACGATGCCAAGACACTGGACGCAGCGGTCAGCCGCTTGGAGGCGACGGGCGCCAAGGTATCCAAACTTGAATCGGCCGGGTGGGAGGGAGCGCCCGCGGTCAGGGTTTTGACGCCGGCCGGCCACTGTCTCGAGTTGACGACAGGCGTGAGCACTGCCATTCCGGTTGCCCATCTCATCGAGGCACCTGAGACCGGCGGCCCCGAACCCGTTGTCGCCGATCACCTCGGACTTGGAGCCGCCGATTTCGAGGCCGAGGAAGCCTTCATGCTCGACACGCTCGGTCAGCTGTACTCCAGCCGCATCATGGGTCCTGGCGGAGTACAGGTGATGGGTTTCATGCGTTCCCCTGGCCGCTACCTTTATCACGATGTGGTGTTGGTGAGGACGCCGGCCACTGCGCTGCACCATTTGCAGTTCAGCATGAAGAACGTCGATTCCTTTTACGCCACCGCAGAAGCTCTGCAAGCCAACGATGTACGCATCGAATGGGGCCCGTTGCGGCACGGTCCGGGACACAACATCGCTCTTTACTTCCGCGACGCCGAGGGTTACTGGTTCGAATACTCGGTGGAAGAGGAGATCATCCTCCACGACCCGACCTACGTGCCGCGCACGTGGACCGTCGCCGATTCACACGCCGTCGATGAATGGAACACCGGCGCACCCCCGGCCGAGTTGATGGGTCCGCCCCCACCCGATGCGTTGCTGGGAGCGGATCTCAACGAGACCTTTGCAGTCACCGACAGCTGA
- a CDS encoding acyl-CoA dehydrogenase family protein: MTTTDEALEPDTEEQLIAKAAELSTLLAEHADEASQLTRPADTVIEALRDAGMFKLTTPRSRGGYQVSLPTFIRIGEELARGCASTSWVTSIYNGGIYMSCTFPDRALDEVFADGAPLMCSNFTPSGQAIPTDGGYRITASWRFCSGQHHADWGLMASMIVRDGQDPEPATFIIRRSDMVAADDWHVSGLRGSGSNTLSVEDLFVPEHMVQPIAVAAMAETRSESLASDSYFKVPHIPFFTAGATGAPLGMARAAMDLFASRIHKRGITYTTYAKQSDAVVTHLQMDEAIMKIDEARFHAERAVETALKVSENLADVASRVRIRSDAAWCFRRSREAIEVIRQAAGASALTLSNPMGRIVDDIEALTVHSFLVFSTNAELHGRVRCGLAPDVPFF, encoded by the coding sequence ATGACCACCACTGACGAGGCCCTGGAACCGGATACAGAGGAGCAGCTGATCGCCAAGGCTGCGGAGTTGTCCACGCTGCTCGCCGAGCACGCCGACGAAGCGTCGCAACTGACCCGGCCAGCTGATACGGTCATCGAGGCGCTTCGTGACGCCGGCATGTTCAAGCTGACGACGCCTCGATCACGCGGTGGCTACCAGGTGTCGCTACCGACCTTCATCAGGATCGGCGAAGAGTTGGCGCGGGGGTGTGCATCAACGTCGTGGGTCACCAGCATCTACAACGGCGGCATCTATATGAGCTGCACCTTCCCGGACCGGGCGCTCGACGAGGTGTTCGCCGATGGTGCGCCTTTGATGTGTTCGAACTTCACACCCTCAGGGCAGGCCATTCCCACCGATGGCGGCTATCGCATCACGGCCTCGTGGCGGTTCTGCAGCGGCCAGCATCACGCTGACTGGGGCCTGATGGCCTCGATGATCGTGCGCGACGGTCAAGATCCCGAGCCCGCCACGTTCATCATCCGACGCTCCGACATGGTGGCCGCTGACGACTGGCACGTCAGTGGTCTGCGCGGATCGGGATCCAACACGCTCTCGGTTGAGGATTTGTTCGTTCCTGAGCACATGGTGCAGCCCATCGCGGTTGCAGCCATGGCGGAGACCCGTTCTGAATCGCTGGCCTCCGATAGCTACTTTAAAGTGCCTCATATCCCGTTCTTTACTGCCGGAGCCACCGGGGCCCCACTCGGAATGGCGCGGGCGGCAATGGATTTGTTCGCATCCCGAATTCACAAGCGTGGTATCACGTACACGACTTACGCCAAGCAGTCCGACGCGGTGGTCACGCATCTGCAGATGGATGAAGCGATCATGAAGATCGACGAGGCGCGCTTCCATGCCGAGCGGGCCGTCGAGACCGCCTTGAAGGTCTCTGAGAACCTCGCCGATGTGGCGAGCCGGGTGCGAATCCGGTCGGATGCAGCCTGGTGCTTTCGCCGCAGCCGTGAGGCGATCGAGGTCATCCGCCAAGCCGCCGGCGCAAGCGCTCTGACCCTGTCGAATCCGATGGGCCGCATCGTGGATGACATCGAAGCGCTCACGGTGCACTCGTTCCTCGTCTTCAGCACAAATGCCGAACTGCACGGCCGGGTCCGCTGCGGACTGGCTCCGGACGTGCCGTTCTTCTGA